The proteins below come from a single Etheostoma spectabile isolate EspeVRDwgs_2016 chromosome 4, UIUC_Espe_1.0, whole genome shotgun sequence genomic window:
- the LOC116687777 gene encoding histone H2B-like, protein MPEPSVKAPKKGSKKAVTMTKTAAKGGKKRRKSRKESYAIYVYKVLKQVHPDTGISSKAMGIMNSFVSDIFERIAGEASRLAHYNKRSTITSREIQTAVRLLLPGELAKHAVSEGTKAVTKYTSSK, encoded by the coding sequence ATGCCAGAACCAAGCGTCAAAGCGCCCAAGAAGGGCTCTAAGAAAGCCGTGACAATGACAAAGACCGCCGCTAAGGGCGgcaagaagaggagaaagagcagGAAGGAGAGCTACGCCATCTACGTGTACAAGGTGCTGAAGCAGGTCCACCCCGACACCGGCATCTCCTCCAAGGCCATGGGCATCATGAACTCGTTCGTGAGCGACATCTTTGAGCGCATCGCCGGCGAGGCCTCCCGTCTGGCTCACTACAACAAGCGCTCCACCATCACCTCCAGGGAGATCCAGACCGCCGTGAGGCTGCTGCTGCCCGGGGAGCTGGCCAAGCACGCCGTGTCTGAGGGCACCAAGGCCGTCACCAAGTACACCAGCTCCAAGTAA
- the svbp gene encoding small vasohibin-binding protein, which yields MEPACRKDKPKLNSTPTRGDRAKQKSAQQELKQRQRAEIYALNKVMTELEQQQFEAFCKQMQSQGE from the exons ATGGAGCCTGCCTGCCGTAAAGACAAGCCAAAGCTGAACTCAACACCGACAAGAGGAGACAGAGCCAAACAGAAGTCCGCACAGCAAGAGCTCAAACAACGACAGAGAGCAGAG ATCTACGCCTTGAACAAGGTGATGACAGAACTGGAACAGCAGCAGTTTGAGGCCTTTTGTAAACAGATGCAATCACAAGGAGAATGA